In Electrophorus electricus isolate fEleEle1 chromosome 14, fEleEle1.pri, whole genome shotgun sequence, a single window of DNA contains:
- the ccdc189 gene encoding coiled-coil domain-containing protein 189 isoform X1, with protein MKTENQDSDPLKVRILLWANLSYSDMEEIDQTESITDIERILFHALNIDVPEPRLGILLELYTNIVLFCRKRHYNREQTSVLLSIVKSVHQVNIETPLNNMDQCFSYFTELLLCHSVRRPPFSISLFSLEQVTDITKYFINTYMRHYMLYKYIFTPQMYMDLSLTYTGMPESTDTEELASSDNGTKKDAERRNEQGVVSTETLTTDTEGACKRGPSPKAELRSIVQKEVKEEVMCLSAQLEKQLQE; from the exons ATGAAGACTGAGAATCAG gATTCAGATCCCCTGAAAGTCAGGATTTTGTTGTG GGCAAACTTGAGTTACAGTGATATGGAGGAAATTGACCAAACAGAGTCTATAACAGACATTGAAAG AATTCTATTTCATGCACTGAACATTGATGTGCCTGAGCCACGACTGGGAATTTTACTTGAGTTATACACAAATATAGTGCTGTTCTGCAGGAAGAGACATTATAACAGAGAGCAAACCTCAGTTCTTCTCTCCATTGTAAAGAGTGTGCATCAGGTCAACATAG AAACTCCCCTTAACAACATGGACCAGTGTTTCTCCTACTTCACAGAGCTTCTCCTTTGTCATTCTGTCAGA AGACCTCCCTTCAGCATCAGTCTTTTCAGTTTGGAACAAGTGACAGACATTACAAAATACTTTATCAACACATATATGAGACACTATATGTTATACAAGTACATATTTACACCTCAG ATGTATATGGACTTATCTTTGACTTATACTGGAATGCCTGAGAGTACTGATACAGAAGAACTTGCCAGCTCTG ATAATGGAACAAAAAAGGATGCAGAGAGAAGAAATGAGCAAGGCGTAGTTTCCACAGAAACGTTgactacagacacagagggTGCATGTAAACGAG GTCCATCACCAAAGGCAGAGCTCAGATCAATCGTACAAAAAGAAGTAAAGGAGGAAGTGATGTGCTTGTCTGCTCAGCTGGAAAAACAGTTGCAGGAGTAA
- the ccdc189 gene encoding coiled-coil domain-containing protein 189 isoform X2: MKTENQDSDPLKVRILLWANLSYSDMEEIDQTESITDIERILFHALNIDVPEPRLGILLELYTNIVLFCRKRHYNREQTSVLLSIVKSVHQVNIETPLNNMDQCFSYFTELLLCHSVRRPPFSISLFSLEQVTDITKYFINTYMRHYMLYKYIFTPQMYMDLSLTYTGMPESTDTEELASSDNGTKKDAERRNEQGVVSTETLTTDTEGACKRVIQVPHAIDTAHPFLKLG; the protein is encoded by the exons ATGAAGACTGAGAATCAG gATTCAGATCCCCTGAAAGTCAGGATTTTGTTGTG GGCAAACTTGAGTTACAGTGATATGGAGGAAATTGACCAAACAGAGTCTATAACAGACATTGAAAG AATTCTATTTCATGCACTGAACATTGATGTGCCTGAGCCACGACTGGGAATTTTACTTGAGTTATACACAAATATAGTGCTGTTCTGCAGGAAGAGACATTATAACAGAGAGCAAACCTCAGTTCTTCTCTCCATTGTAAAGAGTGTGCATCAGGTCAACATAG AAACTCCCCTTAACAACATGGACCAGTGTTTCTCCTACTTCACAGAGCTTCTCCTTTGTCATTCTGTCAGA AGACCTCCCTTCAGCATCAGTCTTTTCAGTTTGGAACAAGTGACAGACATTACAAAATACTTTATCAACACATATATGAGACACTATATGTTATACAAGTACATATTTACACCTCAG ATGTATATGGACTTATCTTTGACTTATACTGGAATGCCTGAGAGTACTGATACAGAAGAACTTGCCAGCTCTG ATAATGGAACAAAAAAGGATGCAGAGAGAAGAAATGAGCAAGGCGTAGTTTCCACAGAAACGTTgactacagacacagagggTGCATGTAAACGAG TTATCCAAGTTCCCCATGCCATTGACACGGCACACCCCTTTTTGAAACTTGGCTGA
- the phkg2 gene encoding phosphorylase b kinase gamma catalytic chain, liver/testis isoform, translating to MTRDFVLGDELPNWVGAKEFHQKYEPKEVIGRGVSSVVRRCVHKYTGQELAVKVIEITAEKMTAQQLEEVKSSTLKEIHVLNMVKEHPSIITLIDSYESATFIFLVFDLMKRGELFDYLTEKVTLSEKQTRSMMRALLEAVQYLHSLNIVHRDLKPENILLDDQGHIKLSDFGFSVQLQPGEKLRELCGTPGYLAPEILKCSMDETLDGYGKEVDLWACGVILFTLLAGSPPFWHRKQLLMLRMIMEGRYQFSSPEWDDRSHTIKDLISRLLVVDPSARLTAEEALAHPFFRQYQKEDVCLFSSKKTFRVLILTVLACIRMQCRYHRARPLTRELLARDPYSLRPVRKLIDGCAFRIYGHWVKKGEQQNRAALFQNSTKIILLDLEDLES from the exons ATGACTCGGGATTTTGTGCTTGGAGATGAACTTCCCAACTGGGTAGGCGCAAAAGAGTTTCATCAAAAGTATGAGCCTAAGGAGGTCATTGGAAG GGGTGTAAGCAGCGTGGTACGCAGATGCGTACACAAATACACGGGACAGGAATTGGCGGTGAAGGTAATTGAGATTACCGCAGAAAAAATGACTGCCCAACAATTAGAGGAGGTGAAGAGCTCAACACTGAAGGAGATCCATGTTCTCAATATGGTGAAAGAGCATCCGTCAATTA TCACGCTTATTGATTCCTACGAGTCAGCAACCTTCATCTTTTTAGTATTTGACCT CATGAAAAGAGGTGAGCTGTTTGATTACCTAACAGAAAAGGTCACACTCAGTGAAAAGCAGACCAG GAGTATGATGCGTGCTCTTCTGGAGGCTGTCCAGTATCTCCATTCCCTCAACATTGTACACCGGGACCTCAAACCTGAAAACATTCTTCTGGATGACCAAGGACACATCAAACTATCAGACTTTGGTTTCTCAGTGCAGTTGCAGCCTGGAGAAAAGCTGAGAG AATTGTGCGGAACTCCAGGATATCTTGCACCAGAGATTCTTAAATGTTCAATGGATGAAACACTTGATGGATATGGGAAAGAGGTTGACCT ATGGGCTTGTGGTGTAATTCTGTTCACACTTCTTGCGGGGTCCCCGCCCTTCTGGCACCGTAAACAACTACTGATGCTAAGAATGATCATGGAAGGTCGTTATCAGTTCAGCTCACCAGAATGGGATGACCGGTCTCATACTATCAAAGACTTG ATCTCAAGGCTTTTAGTGGTGGATCCCTCTGCTCGTCTCACAGCGGAGGAAGCCCTAGCACACCCTTTCTTCCGCCAGTACCAAAAGGAGGACGTGTGCCTCTTCAGCTCCAAGAAGACATTCAGG GTTTTAATCTTGACTGTGTTGGCCTGTATCCGCATGCAGTGTCGCTACCACCGAGCCAGGCCTCTGACACGAGAGCTGCTGGCGCGAGACCCTTACTCATTACGACCTGTGCGCAAACTGATTGATGGCTGTGCATTCCGCATATATGGACACTGGGTAAAGAAAGGAGAACAGCAGAATCGGGCTGCTCTTTTCCAGAACAGTACCAAAATCATTCTTCTGGATCTTGAGGACCTAGAGAGCTAg
- the nfe2l1b gene encoding endoplasmic reticulum membrane sensor NFE2L1b — translation MLYLKKYFTEGLIQFTILLSLIGVRVDVDSYLNSQLPPLREIILGPSSAYTQTQFHNLRNTLDGYGIHPKSVDLDHFFAIRQLLNQVHSLDHLRVPTTELSAWLVHRDPETVVSATSQSSPSIALDNGGSLEDVNNPEASAMRGAGSASETTYSLSGEDSLGAVAPEISQEQEDREGSDDLSKEDIDLIDILWRQDIDLGAGREVFNYSSRQKDGEAEKPSEENEEASAQEEDWRNGINLQEGQSLTLVDGETGESIPEQLSSLGAQTSMSLQECLRLLEATFPFGNESEFQTTDSTPQLRGPIEDVPSTSQGLPLTAPPPQSDAPLDLEQQWQDIMAIMELQDMEVNNTTENTIINNNQNNTGANTTESGTMASFGLPRSGLINQDVSLHQASLPSCSQDVPALFNPDLDPSVGQRSALLRLASSNSSNINSTFGVTNLTGLFLPPLLNSTSNLTSVSVLPDPFTSLLEESMLDEISLLDLAMEEGFSQAQASQLEDELDSDSGLSLDSGHSPVSPSNSETSCSSTASSSSTSATFSEEGAVGYSTDSEAAAAEAEEGAVGGYQPEYSKLCRMSYQDPSHFHGLLQMESVNHNHTYNLPLASSYPEHSQLLGPCAKKERDKQLQQAKLQPPRDFIDKQSSRDERRARAMKIPFSNDKIVNLPVEEFNELLSKHHLSEAQLSLIRDIRRRGKNKMAAQNCRKRKLDTIINLEQGVQDLRRDKARLLKEKMEFLRSIRQMKQKVQSLYQEVLSQLRDEEGRPYPAGEYSLQYGTDGSILIMPRSMTAEQGRKPDKKQKDKKK, via the exons ATGCTTTACCTGAAAAAGTACTTCACAGAGGGTCTGATTCAGTTCACTATCCTCTTGAGTCTCATCGGGGTGCGGGTGGACGTGGACTCCTACTTAAACAGTCAGCTTCCCCCACTACGTGAAATTATCCTGGGCCCTAGCTCAGCCTACACCCAGACCCAGTTCCACAACCTCCGTAACACCCTGGACGGCTATGGAATCCATCCAAAAAGTGTGGACCTGGACCATTTCTTTGCCATTCGTCAGCTGCTGAACCAGGTGCATTCTCTGGATCACCTGCGTGTGCCTACTACTGAGCTGAGTGCTTGGCTGGTGCACCGTGACCCTGAGACTGTGGTGTCTGCAACCAGTCAGTCCAGTCCCAGCATTGCCCTGGACAATGGGGGCAGCCTGGAGGACGTGAACAACCCCGAAGCCTCTGCCATGAGAGGGGCCGGCAGTGCTTCTGAGACGACCTACAGCCTTAGTGGAGAGGACAGTTTGGGTGCTGTGGCCCCTGAGATCAGCCAGGAacaagaggacagagagggcaGTGATGATCTTTCTAAAGAG GACATAGACCTTATAGATATTCTTTGGAGGCAGGATATTGACCTCGGGGCTGGACGGGAAGTGTTTAACTACAGCAGCAGACAGAAGGATGGTGAGGCAGAGAAACCCAgtgaggagaatgaggaggcAAGTGCACAAGAGGAAGACTGGAGAAATGGCATTAATCTACAGGAAGGTCAGAGCCTGACTCTTGTGGATGGGGAGACTGGAGAGAGCATACCTGAGCAG CTATCCAGCCTTGGAGCACAGACCTCAATGTCACTGCAAGAATGCTTGAGGCTTCTGGAGGCCACATTCCCTTTTGGAAATGAATCAGAG TTCCAGACTACAGATTCAACCCCTCAGCTGAGAGGTCCAATTGAAGATGTTCCTTCAACATCTCAGGGGCTTCCCCTGACAGCCCCTCCACCCCAATCTGATGCTCCTCTGGATCTAGAACAGCAATGGCAAGACATTATGGCTATCATGGAATTGCAG GACATGGAGGTGAATAATACAACAGAAAACACCATTATTAACAATAACCAGAATAACACTGGTGCTAATACCACTGAATCAGGCACAATGGCAAGTTTTGGTCTTCCACGATCCGGTCTCATCAACCAGGATGTGAGCCTCCACCAGGCTTCCCTCCCAAGCTGCAGCCAAGACGTCCCTGCCCTTTTCAACCCAGATCTAGATCCCTCTGTGGGGCAGCGGTCTGCCTTGCTTAGGCTCGCCTCCAGCAATTCGTCTAACATCAACTCAACATTTGGAGTCACTAACCTTACAGGGCTCTTCCTCCCACCCCTCCTGAACAGTACAAGCAACCTCACCTCCGTCTCTGTATTGCCTGACCCATTCACCAGCCTGCTGGAGGAGTCTATGTTGGATGAAATCAGTCTTCTTGACCTGGCCATGGAAGAAGGATTCAGCCAGGCCCAGGCCTCTCAACTGGAAGATGAGCTTGATTCAGACTCGGGCCTTTCTTTGGACTCTGGCCACAGCCCAGTGTCTCCCAGCAATTCTGAGACATCCTGTTCCTCAACTGCCTCCTCGTCTTCCACCTCTGCCACTTTTTCAGAGGAGGGGGCGGTGGGCTACAGCACCGATTCTGAAGCAGCAGCGGCTGAAGCCGAGGAGGGAGCTGTTGGAGGCTACCAGCCAGAGTACAGCAAGCTGTGCCGCATGAGCTACCAAGATCCCTCTCATTTCCATGGCTTGCTACAGATGGAGAGTGTTAATCACAACCACACGTACAATCTGCCACTAGCATCGTCCTACCCTGAGCATTCTCAGCTGCTAGGACCCTGCGCtaaaaaggagagagacaagcaACTGCAGCAAGCGAAGCTCCAGCCACCAAGAGATTTCATCGACAAGCAGTCGAGTCGTGACGAGCGCCGGGCCAGGGCCATGAAGATCCCGTTTTCCAATGACAAAATTGTGAACTTGCCTGTTGAGGAGTTCAACGAGCTCCTGTCCAAGCACCATCTCAGCGAGGCCCAACTGTCCCTCATCCGTGACATCCGCAGGAGGGGCAAAAACAAGATGGCGGCACAGAACTGCCGCAAGCGAAAGCTGGACACCATCATCAACCTGGAGCAAGGTGTGCAAGACCTGCGGCGTGACAAGGCCCGGCTGCTGAAGGAGAAGATGGAGTTCCTGCGCTCCATCAGACAGATGAAGCAGAAGGTACAGAGCCTTTATCAGGAAGTCCTCAGCCAGCTACGAGATGAAGAAGGCAGACCGTACCCTGCAGGCGAGTACTCCCTGCAGTACGGCACTGACGGCAGCATCCTCATCATGCCTCGGAGTATGACTGCAGAGCAAGGCCGCAAGCCTGACAAAAAACAGAAGGACAAAAAGAAGTGA
- the cbx1b gene encoding chromobox protein homolog 1b: protein MSQISETPVDAPAVTEAPPPQNESKQSTGGKKQNKKKVEELVEEEEEEYVVEKVLDRRVVKGKVEYLLKWKGFSDEDNTWEPEENLDCPDLIAEYLQSQRTANESSGKRRADTEGDGKESQPKKRKDEPEKLRGFARGLDPERIIGATDSSGELMFLMKWKNSDEADLVPAKEANVKCPQVVISFYEERLTWHSYPTDEEEKKDEKN from the exons ATGAGCCAAATATCAGAGACACCAGTCGATGCTCCTGCAGTGACAGAAG CGCCTCCCCCTCAGAATGAAAGCAAGCAGTCAACAGGTGggaagaaacaaaataaaaagaaagtggaggagctggtggaggaggaggaggaggaataTGTTGTGGAGAAAGTGCTGGACCGACGGGTTGTGAAGGGAAAAGTCGAATATCTTCTCAAGTGGAAGGGCTTCTCTGA TGAAGACAACACCTGGGAACCCGAAGAAAACCTCGACTGCCCAGATCTCATTGCAGAGTACTTGCAGTCACAGAGGACAGCTAACGAGTCCAGTGGCAAGCGACGGGCTGACACAGAGGGAGACGGGAAGGAGAGCCAGCCGAAAAAACGCAAGGATGAG CCAGAGAAACTCAGAGGCTTTGCTCGCGGGTTGGATCCTGAGAGGATTATTGGTGCTACAGACTCGAGCGGAGAACTCATGTTCCTCATGAAATG GAAGAACTCTGACGAGGCAGATCTGGTACCAGCCAAGGAGGCGAATGTAAAGTGTCCACAAGTCGTCATTTCGTTTTATGAGGAGCGCCTCACCTGGCATTCTTACCccactgatgaagaggagaagaaggatgAGAAAAACTAA